In Odocoileus virginianus isolate 20LAN1187 ecotype Illinois chromosome 5, Ovbor_1.2, whole genome shotgun sequence, a single window of DNA contains:
- the MEX3A gene encoding RNA-binding protein MEX3A gives MPSLVVSGIMERNGGFGELGCFGGSAKDRGLLEDERALQLALDQLCLLGLGEPPAPTAGEDGGGGGGGAPAQPAAPPQPAPPPPPAAPPAAPTAAPAAQTPQPPTAPKGASDAKLCALYKEAELRLKGSSNTTECVPVPTSEHVAEIVGRQGCKIKALRAKTNTYIKTPVRGEEPVFMVTGRREDVATARREIISAAEHFSMIRASRNKSGAAFGVAPALPGQVTIRVRVPYRVVGLVVGPKGATIKRIQQQTNTYIITPSRDRDPVFEITGAPGNVERAREEIETHIAVRTGKILEYNNENDFLAGSPDAALDSRYSEAWRVHPSGCKPLSTFRQNSLGCIGECGVDSGFEAPRLGEQGGDFGYGGYLFPGYGVGKQDVYYGVAETSPPLWAGQENATPTSVLFSSASSSSSSSAKARAGPPGAHRSPAASAGPELAGLPRRPPGEPLQGFSKLGGGGLRSPGGGRDCMVCFESEVTAALVPCGHNLFCMECAVRICERTDPECPVCHITATQAIRIFS, from the exons ATGCCTAGTCTAGTGGTATCTGGAATAATGGAAAGAAATGGGGGCTTTGGAGAACTAGGATGTTTCGGGGGAAGCGCTAAGGACCGAGGGCTGCTGGAAGACGAGCGCGCCCTTCAGCTGGCTCTCGATCAACTCTGCCTCCTGGGTTTGGgggagccccccgcccccacggCGGGCGAGgacgggggaggtggggggggcggCGCCCCCGCGCAGCCGGCCGCCCCCCCGCAgccggccccgccgccgccgcccgcggcGCCCCCGGCCGCCCCGACGGCGGCCCCCGCGGCGCAGACGCCCcagccccccaccgcccccaaaGGGGCCAGCGACGCCAAGCTCTGCGCTCTCTACAAAGAGGCCGAGCTGCGCCTGAAGGGCAGCAGCAACACCACCGAGTGTGTACCAGTGCCCACCTCCGAGCACGTGGCAGAGATCGTGGGCAGGCAAG GCTGCAAGATTAAGGCTCTGAGGGCCAAGACCAACACCTACATCAAGACGCCCGTTCGAGGCGAGGAGCCAGTGTTCATGGTGACTGGGCGGCGGGAGGACGTGGCCACAGCCCGCCGGGAAATCATCTCAGCGGCCGAGCACTTCTCCATGATCCGCGCCTCACGCAACAAGTCCGGCGCCGCCTTTGGAGTGGCGCCTGCTCTGCCCGGCCAAGTGACAATTCGTGTGCGGGTGCCCTATCGCGTGGTGGGACTGGTGGTGGGCCCCAAGGGGGCAACCATCAAACGCATCCAGCAGCAGACCAACACGTACATTATCACGCCAAGCCGGGACCGCGACCCGGTGTTCGAGATCACCGGTGCCCCGGGGAACGTGGAGCGTGCGCGCGAGGAGATTGAAACGCACATCGCGGTCCGCACAGGCAAGATCCTCGAGTACAACAATGAAAACGACTTCCTGGCGGGGAGCCCCGACGCCGCGCTGGATAGCCGCTACTCTGAGGCCTGGCGGGTGCACCCTTCCGGCTGCAAGCCCCTCTCCACCTTCCGGCAGAACAGCCTGGGCTGCATCGGCGAGTGCGGAGTGGACTCTGGCTTTGAGGCCCCGCGCCTCGGCGAGCAGGGAGGGGACTTTGGCTATGGCGGGTACCTGTTCCCTGGCTATGGCGTGGGCAAGCAGGACGTGTACTACGGAGTGGCCGAGACTAGCCCCCCGCTCTGGGCGGGCCAGGAGAACGCCACGCCCACCTCGGTGCTCTTCTCTTccgcctcttcctcctcctcctcttccgcCAAGGCCCGCGCTGGGCCCCCGGGAGCGCATCGCTCTCCTGCCGCCTCCGCGGGGCCCGAGCTGGCCGGACTCCCGAGACGCCCGCCGGGAGAGCCGCTCCAGGGCTTCTCTAAACTTGGGGGGGGCGGCCTGCGGAGCCCCGGCGGCGGGCGGGATTGCATGGTGTGCTTCGAGAGTGAGGTGACTGCCGCACTGGTGCCCTGCGGACACAACCTGTTCTGCATGGAGTGTGCAGTACGCATCTGTGAGAGGACGGACCCGGAGTGTCCCGTCTGCCACATCACAGCCACGCAAGCCATCCGAATATTTTCCTAA